A genomic window from Caballeronia sp. SBC1 includes:
- the dut gene encoding dUTP diphosphatase: MKLDIKILDARMRDYLPAYATPGSAGLDLRACLDEAITLEPGQTVLVPTGLAIHIEDPGYAAVILPRSGLGHKHGVVLGNLVGLIDSDYQGQLMISTWNRGATAFTLNPFERLAQLVIVPVVQATFNIVDDFAQSERGAGGFGSTGKH, encoded by the coding sequence ATGAAACTCGATATCAAGATTCTCGATGCGCGCATGCGCGACTATCTGCCCGCCTACGCCACGCCGGGCAGCGCCGGACTCGACCTGCGTGCGTGCCTGGACGAAGCCATTACGCTCGAACCCGGCCAGACAGTGCTGGTGCCCACGGGCCTGGCGATTCATATCGAAGATCCGGGTTATGCAGCGGTGATCCTTCCGCGTTCAGGACTGGGGCATAAGCATGGCGTGGTGTTGGGAAATCTGGTCGGGTTGATCGACTCGGATTATCAAGGCCAGTTGATGATTTCGACGTGGAATCGCGGCGCGACGGCGTTCACGCTGAATCCGTTTGAACGCCTCGCGCAACTGGTGATCGTGCCGGTGGTTCAGGCAACGTTCAATATTGTCGATGACTTCGCCCAGAGCGAGCGCGGCGCCGGTGGTTTCGGCAGCACGGGCAAGCACTGA
- a CDS encoding LLM class flavin-dependent oxidoreductase, with protein MTTKLSVLDQTPVIHGHSTADAIAATLDLARLADDLGYTRYWCAEHHGLRGVSNPCPEVLLARIGSITERIRIGSGGVMLPYYSSFKVAEQFLMLEALFPNRVDLGVGRAPGGDMRTAQAVAAGDYNRGDIFPQQVGELVGLFDGTLPEDHLAHGVLLQPEIATRPELWMLGSSDFGGLLAAQLGIRFAFAHFINAQYGHRVAEAYRERFVSRGGSTPYLAAAVFVICADTEAEAAALERAVDLRRVQMAYGLNMPIPSIAQGAGQAFGERELSVIEREKSRSIIGTPERVTEQLHELQQRFDADELIVLTVAGSYPARMRSYELLAEAFELNKQTP; from the coding sequence ATGACGACAAAACTCTCTGTACTCGATCAAACGCCCGTCATTCACGGCCATAGCACCGCCGACGCAATCGCAGCCACGCTGGATCTCGCGCGCCTGGCCGACGACCTCGGCTACACGCGTTACTGGTGCGCAGAGCATCACGGTTTGCGCGGGGTATCGAATCCATGCCCTGAGGTTTTGCTCGCGCGAATTGGCAGCATTACCGAGCGGATCCGGATCGGCTCGGGCGGCGTCATGCTGCCCTACTACAGCTCATTCAAGGTCGCCGAACAGTTCCTGATGCTCGAAGCGCTGTTCCCGAATCGCGTGGACCTGGGCGTTGGACGTGCACCCGGCGGCGACATGCGCACCGCGCAAGCGGTGGCGGCCGGCGACTACAATCGCGGCGATATTTTCCCGCAACAAGTAGGCGAACTCGTTGGACTGTTTGACGGCACGCTGCCCGAAGATCACCTCGCGCATGGCGTGTTGTTACAACCTGAAATTGCAACGCGCCCCGAGTTATGGATGCTCGGTTCCAGCGACTTCGGCGGCCTGCTCGCCGCGCAACTCGGCATTCGTTTCGCGTTCGCGCATTTTATTAACGCGCAGTATGGGCATCGGGTGGCGGAGGCGTATCGCGAGCGCTTTGTATCGCGTGGTGGCTCGACGCCGTATCTCGCCGCGGCCGTATTTGTTATTTGCGCCGATACCGAGGCGGAAGCCGCCGCACTGGAACGCGCGGTCGATTTGCGTCGCGTGCAAATGGCATACGGGCTGAACATGCCGATTCCATCGATTGCGCAAGGAGCTGGGCAAGCATTCGGCGAACGCGAACTGAGCGTGATCGAGCGGGAAAAAAGCCGCAGCATTATTGGCACGCCGGAACGCGTGACCGAACAATTGCATGAACTCCAACAGCGCTTCGACGCCGACGAACTGATCGTGTTGACCGTTGCAGGAAGTTACCCGGCGCGCATGCGCTCGTATGAACTGCTGGCTGAAGCATTCGAACTCAACAAACAGACCCCATGA
- the coaBC gene encoding bifunctional phosphopantothenoylcysteine decarboxylase/phosphopantothenate--cysteine ligase CoaBC, translating to MDNAELAGKHLVLGLSGGIACYKIAELTRLLVKAGATVQIVMTDAATQFITPVTMQALSGRPVYTSQWDARIANNMAHIDLSREADAIVIAPASTDFIAKLAHGNCDDLLSTLCVARDCPLLVVPAMNRQMWQNPATQRNVAQLRADGVQVLGPDSGAQACGEVGDGRMLEPSATFEAICAFFQPKILQGHRVLITAGPTFEPLDPVRGITNRSSGKMGFALARAAAQAGADVHLVAGPVALETPWGVVREDVQTAQQMHDAVMQATPDADIFIAVAAVADWRVDHLSEHKIKKTANQPMPTFTFVENPDILATVARLPNPPYCVGFAAESGDLEVHGEEKRARKNVPLLIGNLGPLTFGLDDNEVVLFEASGITRLPRADKKLLARLLITEIAKRAPRGGSLLS from the coding sequence TTGGACAACGCAGAACTCGCAGGGAAGCATCTCGTACTTGGGCTGTCAGGCGGTATCGCGTGCTACAAGATCGCCGAACTCACGCGTCTGCTGGTGAAAGCCGGCGCGACCGTGCAGATCGTGATGACCGACGCCGCCACACAATTCATCACGCCCGTCACCATGCAGGCGCTGTCCGGCCGTCCCGTGTACACGTCGCAATGGGACGCGAGGATTGCGAACAACATGGCGCATATCGATTTATCGCGTGAAGCCGATGCAATCGTGATCGCGCCCGCCTCCACCGACTTCATCGCCAAGCTCGCGCATGGCAATTGCGACGACCTGCTGTCCACGCTTTGCGTCGCACGCGATTGCCCGCTGCTCGTCGTGCCCGCGATGAACCGCCAGATGTGGCAGAACCCGGCGACGCAACGCAACGTCGCGCAACTGCGTGCCGATGGCGTGCAAGTGCTCGGCCCCGATTCCGGCGCGCAAGCGTGCGGCGAAGTGGGCGATGGCCGGATGCTGGAACCATCGGCAACGTTTGAAGCCATCTGCGCGTTCTTCCAGCCGAAGATCCTGCAGGGGCATCGCGTGTTGATTACGGCCGGTCCGACCTTCGAGCCGCTCGATCCCGTTCGCGGCATCACCAACCGCTCGTCCGGCAAGATGGGCTTCGCGCTCGCGCGCGCGGCGGCCCAGGCCGGCGCCGACGTGCATCTAGTGGCCGGCCCGGTCGCGCTCGAAACGCCTTGGGGTGTGGTTCGCGAGGACGTGCAGACCGCGCAACAAATGCACGACGCGGTGATGCAGGCTACGCCCGACGCGGACATCTTTATTGCCGTAGCGGCGGTCGCGGATTGGCGCGTTGATCACCTCAGCGAGCACAAGATCAAGAAGACCGCCAATCAGCCGATGCCCACCTTCACGTTCGTCGAAAACCCGGACATCCTCGCGACTGTCGCGCGTTTGCCGAATCCGCCATATTGCGTTGGTTTCGCGGCGGAGAGCGGCGATCTCGAAGTGCATGGCGAGGAGAAACGTGCACGCAAGAACGTGCCGCTGCTGATCGGCAATCTCGGGCCGCTGACCTTCGGCCTCGACGACAACGAAGTCGTGCTCTTCGAAGCATCGGGCATCACGCGCCTGCCACGTGCCGATAAAAAGCTGCTCGCACGCTTGCTGATTACCGAGATTGCAAAGCGGGCGCCGCGCGGCGGTTCGCTGCTGTCCTAG
- the lspA gene encoding signal peptidase II yields the protein MARTMSKQSQSSGSLAPWLGVALIVILFDQLSKIAVARVFTYGEPHALTPFFNLFLIYNRGAAFSFLATAGGWQRWGFTALGVVAAIVICYLLKRHGTQRLFCTALALIMGGAIGNVIDRIAYGHVIDFLDFHVNTWHWPAFNLADSAITIGAVLLVFDELRRVRGAK from the coding sequence ATGGCAAGAACGATGTCGAAACAAAGTCAAAGCAGCGGTTCACTCGCGCCGTGGCTGGGCGTGGCGTTGATCGTGATTCTCTTCGACCAGTTGTCGAAGATCGCTGTCGCCCGCGTGTTCACCTACGGCGAACCGCACGCGCTCACGCCATTCTTCAACCTGTTCCTGATCTACAACCGCGGCGCGGCGTTCAGCTTTCTCGCCACTGCCGGCGGCTGGCAACGCTGGGGTTTCACGGCGCTCGGCGTGGTCGCGGCTATCGTGATCTGCTACTTGCTGAAACGTCACGGCACGCAGCGGCTGTTCTGCACGGCGCTGGCGCTGATCATGGGCGGCGCGATCGGCAATGTGATCGACCGGATTGCGTATGGCCACGTGATCGATTTTTTGGATTTCCACGTCAATACGTGGCACTGGCCGGCGTTTAACCTCGCCGACAGCGCGATCACCATTGGCGCCGTGCTACTCGTTTTCGACGAGCTGCGGCGCGTGCGCGGCGCAAAGTAG